The sequence GCCCGTTGAGGCCGTGTTCGTCAACTTCTGCCCGCGCGTTGACGTCGGCTCCGGCTTCGACGAGCGCGCGCGCGGCGTTGAAGTTTCCATATTCCGCTGCCACGTGAAGCAGTGATACACCGACGAGCGGGGTGAACGCAGAGACCAGCGTCGTCCTGTGTTGCAGCAATGATGGCGTTGCCTGGATGGCAGCCTTGATTGCCTCGACATCGTTCAAGAGCACGGGCGCGACCACTGGGTCTCGAAGCGTAGCCCCCCGCGCGAACAACAAGCGAAGGCAATCGCCGAGGCGGTCAGATCGCTCATATTGTTCGAGTAGCCAGTCGACCGGCGATTTGCCGCGGATCGGTTCAACAGGGTTCGCCCCGGCCTCGAGTGCGATACGCACTTTGTCGACGTGATGGCCGTCGAACGCAGACAGTAGTTGTTGGTCGGCTGTATTCATGTGAGCAATCCGGCACCATCCCCGACACTCTTGCTCGGGTCTCCGAGCTTGAACGCCAAGCACTCACAATTCTATAGAAAGTTCAAATCGCGTCGCCAGTCGCCTTGGCAACGAACAACGGGAGTTGAAGTTGTGATGAGTCGTGGTAACAAGACACCGTTAGAACTTTTCCTGGCCGGCGTCATAGGCTGGCCGACGGCTTTACACTCGACCGCAACGCCACCTATTGCACGTCCGGCGCGTCAATCGAAATGTCCACGCGTCTTAGCTTCTAGGACATAGTCGTCGATGCCATCCGTTGCCGCATTGCGCGAGGTCGTTTCTCAACAACCATCGGATTTCGGATTTACGCGATTTCAGGGCGTTGAATTGCGAGATGGCAAATCGAGACTCCCGCCTGCGAGTTCGGTACGTCACCCACCGCAGGCACGACTAACAGCAATGAAAGGGTTTGCGGAACCGATTCGGAATTTGTCGCACCGCGGGTCGCCAACAAACTGGGCGGAGCCCACGTTTTGCTTGCAGATTTGCATTCGACACGAAGATTATTCAGAATCGGGAAGTCCGTAGCTCGCCCTCTCGGCCGAGTCAGCAATTCAAGATCGACTAGCGAAATCCTGGCTGAGAGATTTTCTGGGTTTCTTCGACGGCCGATTGGCGAGCGCCGGCTCAAATATAGGAAGACCGCTAATGAAGTCGAAAGCAGCTTCCGTTCTCCAAATCGTAGCGCTGGCCGTCGCGACCGTTGGATGGTCTCTATCCGCAATTGCCGGCGAAATCTATATCGTTGACGACAACACCATTGGCGCCTATCCCACCTCGGGCGCGACAGTGCAGAACACGCTGGTCACGGTGGTCCCGAGCGAGCCGGGGATAACGGGCCCGCCTGTAGGCGTCGCGGTGTCCGGAAACAATCTGTTTGTCCTCAGCCCCGGCAGTTCGCTGGGGGGCGCACAGCTTGGCGCCTATAACGCCACAACCGGAGCGACTGTGAACGCCTCACTGCCCGTTGACCTGGGACTCGTCCTCGGGGTCGCTGCGTCTGGAGGGAATCTGTTTGTGGCGAACACCCAAAACAACAAGATTAGTGAGTACACGACCTCAGGGGCGACCGTGAAAGCCTCACTGGTCACGGGGTTGAACAACCCGTCCGTCGTTGCGGTGTCGGGAAATGATCTGTTTGTGGCGAACGCCGGTACTTTTGGCAGCAGCACGGAATTTGTTCCGGGAAGCGGATCGATCGGCGAATACAACGCCACGACGGGCGCCGTGATTCACAAGACGTTGGTTACGGGGTTGACTTCTAACGGGAACAATTATCCGGTTGGAATCGCCGTCTCGGGCGGGAACCTGTTTGTCACCAACCTCAATTCGGTTGCCGAATACAACGCCAGCACGGGGGCCCTCGAGAGTTCGTCGCTCATCCCCGGAGTAGTCGCCCCTTACGGCATCGCCGCGTTCGAGGGAAATCTGTTTGTGGTCGACGCGGCTCAATCCACGATCGGCGAATACACCACCTCGGGAAGCGCCGTGAATGCCTCGCTGATTACCGGCTTGGGCTCCCCGACTGCCATCACCGTGGCGCCTGAACCGTCGACTTGTGTATTGCTGACGACATGTGCTGCCGCGCTGCTGCTGTTCCGCCGGCGCGCGATTGCTCGCTCTCATCGGTGAGCCAGTCGGTTTACACGCACTATTGACGACCCGCCGCCAACGCCCCACCAAGCGCAGCCTCAGAGCGGCCCACGAGAATCACCGCAGCGATCTAAGGTCTCATTTATTCCTCATGTCGGTGAGACTCCCGCAATACGACCGTTTGTCGGCCGAGATCAGACGTTGGCCCGTTTGCGCTTGCGCCAGGATAGCACCCAGGGACTCACGCTCAGCGGCGGATGGCTTTAACGGCCCGCGGGCAGAAGTCACTAACGCCGCCCGTGCCGCAACAGAAACGGCCCGTCACAGACTGCCGTGACGGGCCGTATATCGGTATGTCGGGGCGAGAGGATTCGAACCTCCGACCCCCTGCTCCCAAAGCAGGTGCGCTAGCCAGACTGCGCTACGCCCCGAATCGTGGGCTGTGAACCGGATGGGTCGTGACAGCCAGTTAGGATGGTAACCGACGCCCCCCGATCCGGCAAACGCCTCCTAACGCCGGGCCATTACTGCCCGGCGGAGCGGCATGAGCATCGGCCCTGGCCGCGCCGGTGCACCTCCCGCGAGATCACGGAACATGCGGTCACGCGTGGCATGCTTCGGCAGCGACCAG comes from Pirellulales bacterium and encodes:
- a CDS encoding ankyrin repeat domain-containing protein; its protein translation is MNTADQQLLSAFDGHHVDKVRIALEAGANPVEPIRGKSPVDWLLEQYERSDRLGDCLRLLFARGATLRDPVVAPVLLNDVEAIKAAIQATPSLLQHRTTLVSAFTPLVGVSLLHVAAEYGNFNAARALVEAGADVNARAEVDEHGLNGHTPLFHTVNSIHNRSEPIMRLLLTTGATTDTRLAGITWGKGYEWETTFFDVTPITYAQMGLLPQVHRNEGEIYSNLKCLLEASGRKVPPLGNVPNQYLRPKPHR